In a single window of the Nicotiana tomentosiformis chromosome 8, ASM39032v3, whole genome shotgun sequence genome:
- the LOC138897495 gene encoding uncharacterized protein: MCNRCLLATSYVVKVTQVTYPANLESIYYVGKQARGPMNQNAQYVTLRNWRELVEVPKKKKELSGFEEERVPIPIEVDEKNKTESEHISERVPPLFPQRLRKKNDDHMFHKFLDMLKQIHLNIPLVDMLCDVPKYAKYIKDIVANKRRLTEFETVALTVECTSKIPHKLPQKLKDPSSFTIPVRIGEIDVGRALCDLCASINMMLLSVFKILGLGASRPTTVMLQLADRSYVYPEGVDEIVPIILGQPLLATGDAVIKVREGKMIMRVYNEEAVFNVYRAIQFPSAFKEDVLEKALMLFNHLELKEEEEKLLRVLREHKCAIGWTMSDIKAYTNDEFVLVICVKMLLSVSTCRSPIGYALYDDLI, encoded by the exons ATGTGCAACAGATGTCTACTTGCTACGAGTTATGTGGTGAAGGTCACACAAGTGACATATCCTGCGAATCTTGAGTCCATCTACTATGTGGGGAAACAAGCTAGAGGACCGATGAATCAaaatgctcaatatg tgaCATTGAGAAATTGGAGAGAGTTGGTAGAAGTGCCTAAGAAGAAAAAAGAGTTGTCTGGGTTCGAAGAAGAAAGAGTGCCAATACCTATAGAGGTAGATGAGAAAAACAAAACAGAGTCTGAGCATATATCAGAGAGGGTCCCACCCCTTTTTCCTCAAAGATTGAGAAAGAAGAATGATGACCACATGTTTCACAAATTTCTAGATATGTTGAAGCAGATACACTTGAACATCCCTTTGGTGGACATGCTCTGTGATGTcccaaaatatgcaaaatatattAAGGATATAGTGGCAAATAAAAGGAGGTTAACTGAGTTTGAAACCGTCGCACTTACTGTGGAGTGTACTTCCAAGATTCCACACAAGCTTccacaaaagcttaaggatccgaGTAGTTTTACCATCCCCGTGAGGATTGGTGAGATCGATGTGGGTAGAGCCTTGTGTGATTTGTGTGCAAGTATCAATATGATGTTGTTGTCAGTATTCAAAATATTGGGCTTAGGAGCTTCGAGACCCACCACGGTGATGCTACAGTTAGCTGATAGATCTTATGTTTATCCCGAGGGG GTTGATGAGATAGTTCCTATCATCTTGGGACAACCTCTCTTGGCCACTGGAGATGCAGTTATCAAAGTGCGAGAAGGTAAGATGATCATGAGGGTATACAATGaagaagcagtcttcaatgtatATCGAGCCATTCAGTTTCCAAGTGCATTTAAAGAAGATGTACTAGAAAAGGCATTGATGTTGTTCAATCACTTggaacttaaagaagag gaagaaaagctattaagggtacTGAGGGAGCACAAGTGTGCCATTggttggacaatgtctgacataaaGG CTTACACAAATGATGAATTTGTTCTTGTTATATGCGTGAAGATGTTGCTATCAGTTTCAACTTGTCGCTCTCCCATCGGATATGCACTATATGATGATCTCATATGA